A genomic window from Pygocentrus nattereri isolate fPygNat1 chromosome 22, fPygNat1.pri, whole genome shotgun sequence includes:
- the ugt8 gene encoding 2-hydroxyacylsphingosine 1-beta-galactosyltransferase: protein MKSAPTLLATLLWLFAPSSLWSAKIVVVPPIMFESHLYIFKTLASALHAEGHDTVFLVSEGREVPPSSHYRLQRYPGIFNSSSADDFLQSKVRNIFSGQLTPLELFDILDHYSQNCDSVVGSAEVMELLKREHFDLLLVDPNEMCGFVIAHILGVQYAVFSTGLWYPAEVGAPAPLSYVPEFNSLLTDRMSLVQRLANTAVYLVSRFGVQFLVLPKYDRIMRKYDVRPYVSMHELVQGSRLWMLCTDMALEFPRPTLPHVVYVGGILTKPPSPLPQEFEAWVKDTDEHGFVVVSFGAGVKYLSEDIAHKLAGALSRLPQRAIWRFSGVPPSNLGNNTKLVEWMPQNDLLGHRNTRAFLSHGGLNSIYEAMYHGVPVVGVPLFGDHYDTMTRVQAKGMGIMLEWKRMSEEDLYTAMVNVITDSRYRERAQKLSEIHKDQPGHPVTRAVYWISYILRHHGAEHLRSAVYSVPTYQYFLLDVAAVMGAGLLLICYCMYRIGRFLQSRLRRGVVSAEKANGHCHNGIPNGKHKRNGHVKSMEKKLK from the exons ATGAAGTCTGCCCCTACCCTACTGGCCACGCTGTTGTGGCTGTTTGCACCAAGTTCGCTGTGGTCCGCTAAAATCGTTGTGGTCCCTCCCATCATGTTTGAAAGCCATCTGTACATTTTCAAGACCCTTGCGTCTGCCCTGCATGCTGAGGGCCACGACACAGTATTCCTGGTGTCGGAAGGTCGCGAGGTGCCGCCGTCCTCCCACTATAGGCTGCAGCGGTATCCAGGCATCTTCAACAGCTCCTCAGCTGACGACTTCCTCCAGTCCAAAGTGCGCAACATCTTCTCTGGGCAGCTGACGCCCCTGGAGCTCTTTGACATCCTGGATCACTACTCGCAGAACTGTGACAGTGTTGTGGGTAGCGCTGAAGTCATGGAGCTGCTAAAGCGTGAGCACTTCGACTTGCTGCTTGTCGACCCTAATGAGATGTGCGGCTTCGTCATCGCCCACATCTTGGGAGTGCAGTACGCCGTCTTCAGCACTGGCCTTTGGTACCCAGCCGAGGTGGGCGCACCGGCTCCACTCTCCTACGTGCCAGAGTTCAACTCTCTGCTCACGGACCGCATGTCGCTCGTGCAGCGGTTGGCCAACACGGCTGTCTACCTGGTGTCTCGCTTTGGCGTGCAGTTCCTCGTGCTGCCCAAATACGACCGCATCATGAGGAAGTATGATGTGCGGCCGTACGTGTCCATGCATGAGCTGGTGCAGGGCAGTCGCCTCTGGATGCTTTGCACGGACATGGCACTCGAATTCCCCAGGCCCACACTGCCGCATGTCGTCTATGTAGGGGGTATCCTCACCAAGCCTCCAAGCCCTCTGCCACAG GAATTTGAGGCCTGGGTGAAGGATACGGATGAGCATGGGTTTGTGGTGGTGTCATTCGGTGCAGGAGTGAAGTATCTCTCCGAAGATATTGCACACAAGCTGGCTGGAGCCTTGAGCCGACTACCTCAGAGAGCCATCTGGAG GTTTTCTGGAGTTCCCCCCAGTAATCTTGGCAACAACACTAAACTAGTGGAGTGGATGCCACAGAATGACCTATTGG gACACAGAAACACACGTGCGTTCCTGAGCCACGGTGGCCTGAACAGTATCTATGAGGCCATGTACCACGGAGTGCCCGTGGTGGGTGTGCCGCTGTTCGGGGACCATTATGACACCATGACACGCGTGCAAGCCAAAGGCATGGGCATTATGCTGGAGTGGAAAAGAATGAGCGAAGAGGATCTGTATACCGCCATGGTCAATGTTATCACTGACAGCAG gTATCGGGAGAGAGCGCAGAAGTTGTCTGAAATCCATAAGGATCAGCCCGGTCATCCAGTGACCCGTGCAGTTTACTGGATCAGCTACATATTGCGTCACCATGGCGCAGAGCACTTGCGCTCTGCCGTCTACAGTGTCCCCACCTACCAGTACTTCTTATTGGACGTTGCTGCGGTGATGGGTGCAGGCCTGCTGCTCATTTGCTACTGCATGTACCGGATAGGCAGGTTCCTCCAGTCCAGGCTGAGGCGGGGTGTGGTCTCAGCAGAAAAGGCTAACGGACACTGTCACAACGGGATTCCCAATGGCAAGCACAAACGGAACGGCCATGTAAAGAGCATGGAGAAGAAGCTCAAATAA